From Arachis stenosperma cultivar V10309 chromosome 2, arast.V10309.gnm1.PFL2, whole genome shotgun sequence, one genomic window encodes:
- the LOC130957426 gene encoding calcium-dependent protein kinase 1-like, which yields MGNTCVGPSIKNGFLQSVSAAMWRSQSPDELASNRESVKEEATNEPESGLPVQNKPPEQLTMPKHEAKEKLKPESKSKVEMEPEQEKSKHRKPASVKRVSSAGLRVDSVLQRETGNFKEFFSLGRKLGQGQFGTTFLCVEKATGQEFACKSIAKRKLVTDEDVEDVRREIQIMHHLSGHPNVISIKGAYEDAIAVYVVMELCAGGELFDRIIQRGHYTERKAADLIRTIVGVVEACHSLGVMHRDLKPENFLFVNQLEDALLKTIDFGLSVFFKPGDIFNDVVGSPYYVAPEVLRKRYGPEADVWSAGVILYILLSGVPPFWAENEQGIFEQVLRGDLDFSSDPWPAISESAKDLVRKMLVRDPRRRMTAHQVLCHPWIQVDGVAPDKPLDSAVLSRLKQFSAMNKLKKMALIVIAESLSEEEIAGLKEMFKMIDTDNSGQITFEELKAGLKRFDANLKESEIYDLMQAADIDNSGTIDYGEFIAATLHLNKIEREDHLFAAFTYFDKDGSGYITQDELQQACDEFGIEDARLEEIIKEIDQDNDGRIDYNEFVAMMQNGSLPMVGRKGVEHSFSIGFRETLKL from the exons ATGGGGAACACTTGTGTTGGTCCTAGCATTAAAAATGGGTTTCTTCAGTCGGTTTCTGCGGCAATGTGGAGGTCGCAATCGCCAGATGAATTGGCATCCAATCGAGAAAGTGTAAAGGAGGAAGCAACCAATGAACCTGAATCTGGGTTGCCTGTCCAGAACAAACCTCCTGAGCAGTTAACTATGCCAAAACATGAggcaaaagaaaaattaaaaccaGAATCAAAGTCAAAAGTGGAAATGGAACCGGAACAGGAGAAGAGTAAACACAGGAAACCAGCTTCTGTGAAGAGAGTTTCGAGTGCAGGGCTTCGTGTTGATTCTGTTTTACAAAGAGAGACTGGTAATTTCAAGGAGTTCTTCAGTTTGGGAAGAAAACTTGGACAGGGACAGTTTGGGACAACATTTTTATGTGTTGAGAAGGCAACAGGACAAGAATTTGCCTGTAAATCCATTGCAAAGAGGAAGCTGGTAACTGACGAGGATGTCGAGGATGTGAGGAGAGAAATTCAGATAATGCACCACTTGTCTGGCCATCCAAATGTTATTTCCATTAAAGGTGCTTATGAGGATGCGATAGCGGTTTATGTTGTGATGGAATTATGTGCAGGTGGTGAGCTTTTCGATAGGATTATTCAGCGTGGACATTATACTGAAAGAAAGGCTGCCGATCTTATTCGGACCATAGTTGGGGTTGTGGAAGCTTGTCATTCTCTTGGTGTGATGCATAGAGACCTTAAACCTGAGAATTTTCTTTTTGTGAATCAGCTTGAGGATGCACTTCTCAAAACCATTGACTTTGGATTATCCGTGTTCTTTAAGCCAG GTGATATATTTAATGATGTGGTTGGCAGCCCATATTATGTTGCCCCAGAAGTTCTGCGAAAGAGGTACGGTCCTGAAGCAGATGTTTGGAGTGCTGGAGTTATCCTGTATATTCTTTTGAGTGGAGTTCCTCCATTTTGGGCAG AAAATGAACAAGGAATATTTGAACAGGTTCTGCGTGGTGATCTTGATTTCTCGTCAGATCCCTGGCCTGCAATTTCAGAAAGTGCTAAAGATTTAGTAAGGAAAATGCTTGTTCGGGATCCTAGAAGGCGGATGACTGCCCATCAAGTACTAT GTCATCCATGGATTCAAGTTGATGGTGTTGCTCCGGACAAGCCACTTGATTCTGCTGTACTAAGTCGCCTGAAACAATTTTCTGCTATGAATAAACTTAAGAAAATGGCTCTTATA GTTATTGCAGAGAGCTTATCTGAAGAAGAAATAGCTGGCTTAAAGGAAATGTTCAAGATGATAGATACAGACAACAGTGGTCAAATAACTTTCGAAGAACTTAAAGCTGGCTTGAAAAGATTTGATGCTAATCTTAAGGAATCTGAGATCTATGATTTAATGCAAGCA GCTGATATAGATAACAGTGGAACAATTGATTACGGCGAGTTCATTGCTGCAACCTTGCATCTTAATAAGATTGAAAGAGAAGATCATTTATTTGCAGCCTTTACATACTTTGATAAAGATGGAAGTGGTTATATTACCCAAGATGAACTTCAACAGGCTTGTGATGAGTTTGGCATTGAAGATGCCCGCTTGGAAGAGATAATCAAAGAAATCGATCAAGATAAT GATGGGCGCATAGATTATAATGAGTTTGTGGCCATGATGCAGAATGGAAGCCTTCCCATGGTTGGTAGAAAGGGCGTAGAACATAGCTTCAGCATTGGTTTCAGGGAGACATTAAAACTATAA